A stretch of DNA from bacterium:
GACGTCGATCGCCAACCGGTCCGGATAGACGAACTGATGCAGAGCGTAGGTCAGGCGCTGCGACGCTTGGATCGTGATGCTCCCCGCGCGGCCCTGGTCGTCGTAGGTCACCGCCTGGACGTGAAACGCCCCCGGGTGATCGTCAAAATCCGGGAGCGGCGGCATGGCCAAGGGTTCGGGCGCCATCCCCGATGCGTCCGGGGACGGCCCGGACGGCGGCCCTGTTGGGCTCCCCGGCTCGCCCGTCCGAGGTGCCGCGGGTGGCGCGGCGGCGCCGCCCGCCGAGGGAGCCGCCGGCGGTGCCGACGCGGTGGAGGGCGCGACCGCCGTGACTGTCGACGGTCCCGCGGATGCCGCGGCGGCCGGCCCGGGACGCAGGTCGCCGATCGCAAGGACGACGGCACCGGGGTGGGCCGCGACGGTGAATGCCGCCGCGTGATCCAGATCGAAGACGATGCGCGTGACGTAGGGCCGGACGTGAAACTGTCCCCCGCGCACCCGTGCCACGCCGGCGACGCCGATGTCCTGCGCGGGCGCGGCGAGGCGCGAGACGGCGCCGTTCACGTCGAGCACCACCCGCTCCGGTTGATGCAGCACGCGCGCATCGACCTGGACCGGGCCGGTTGCCATGACGCGCACCGCCAGCCCGCCGCCGCCGGCGCGCCACGACACGCCGGTGACCTGTGCGAGAGCATGCTGCGTACGGCCGTCGTCCTCGACGGCCACATAGGCACCGAGCATCCGCAGCAGCGCGACGCCGGGCACCCACAGGATGCCGTCCCGGAGGATGGGCGCGGCCGGCAGGTCGCGCGCAGCGCCGTCGACCTGGGCGCGGACAAGGCCGGCCGTCAGCCGGACGGCCGTCCCCGACACTCCGGTCACGGTCGCGGCGTGCGCCGCGGCGTCCCACGCGACGGCGGCGCCGAAGGCCCGAGCGACGAGATTGACCGCCAGCAGCAGCACGTCGTCCTGGATTTCTGGGGAGGCCCGGGACGTCAAGTCGGCATCGCCGACCACGAGACGTGGGGGGGCCGCCTGGCCCCACGTCGGCCGGGGACACGCGCAGAGCAGCACGAGCACAACCGCGGCCAGCCGCACGGGCATCCGGTCCTCCGGCGAAGGGTGCGATCTCTGGTGGAGTCGC
This window harbors:
- a CDS encoding N-acetylmuramoyl-L-alanine amidase gives rise to the protein MPVRLAAVVLVLLCACPRPTWGQAAPPRLVVGDADLTSRASPEIQDDVLLLAVNLVARAFGAAVAWDAAAHAATVTGVSGTAVRLTAGLVRAQVDGAARDLPAAPILRDGILWVPGVALLRMLGAYVAVEDDGRTQHALAQVTGVSWRAGGGGLAVRVMATGPVQVDARVLHQPERVVLDVNGAVSRLAAPAQDIGVAGVARVRGGQFHVRPYVTRIVFDLDHAAAFTVAAHPGAVVLAIGDLRPGPAAAASAGPSTVTAVAPSTASAPPAAPSAGGAAAPPAAPRTGEPGSPTGPPSGPSPDASGMAPEPLAMPPLPDFDDHPGAFHVQAVTYDDQGRAGSITIQASQRLTYALHQFVYPDRLAIDVSGGVYLARRHDIEIGSEAVRNIVVSQFALKPNLTRVLVHLHRKVPYAAALTNGGRTLTVTLGNPGRRLARGSAVIIDAGHGGADGGAVGPSGLREADVTLAIARFVRDALAAQGIPAAMTRTDDTTVPLEERPDLAQRDGGILFVSIHANASRSIGPAGTETYYESPESEALARIVQAEVVQALGEPDRGVRTADFYVLANAPMPAVLVETLFITNPPEEAMLRDPAVQRRLAGAIARAIAAFVQASAGRAP